One genomic segment of Actinoplanes ianthinogenes includes these proteins:
- a CDS encoding DNA repair helicase XPB, whose amino-acid sequence MNGGPLIVQSDKTLLLEVDHPDAQACRMAIAPFAELERSPEHVHTYRLTPLGLWNSRAAGHDAESVVDALIKFSRYPVPHALLVDVAETMDRYGRLQLLNDPVHGLVLRGLDKIVLLEVSKSKKLAGMLGARLDDETIAVHGSERGRLKQALLKLGWPAEDLAGYVDGEAHAIALNQDGWTLRSYQQEAVDGFWAGGSGVVVLPCGAGKTLVGAAAMATASATTLILVTNTVAGRQWKRELLARTSLTEEEIGEYSGERKEIRPVTIATYQVLTSRRGGAFTHLDLFGARDWGLVIYDEVHLLPAPIFRFTADLQARRRLGLTATLVREDGREGDVFSLIGPKRYDAPWKDIEAQGWIAPAECVEVRVTLTEAERMTYAVTDAEERYKVAATARTKLPVVKALVDKHPTEQVLVIGGFLDQLHTLGDYLDAPIVEGSTTNKERERLFDAFRAGELRTLVLSKVGNFSIDLPEAAVAIQVSGTFGSRQEEAQRLGRVLRPKGDGRQAHFYTVVSRDTIDTEYAAHRQRFLAEQGYAYTIVDADDVLGPSLPG is encoded by the coding sequence GTGAACGGCGGACCGCTGATCGTTCAGTCGGACAAGACCCTGCTCCTTGAAGTCGATCATCCGGACGCCCAGGCGTGCCGGATGGCGATCGCCCCGTTCGCCGAGCTGGAGCGCTCGCCCGAGCACGTGCACACCTACCGGCTGACGCCGCTGGGCCTGTGGAACTCGCGGGCCGCCGGGCACGACGCGGAGAGCGTGGTCGACGCCCTGATCAAGTTCTCGCGGTACCCGGTGCCGCACGCCCTGCTGGTCGACGTCGCCGAGACGATGGACCGCTACGGGCGCCTCCAGCTGCTCAACGATCCGGTGCACGGCCTGGTCCTGCGCGGCCTCGACAAGATCGTGCTGCTCGAGGTGTCGAAATCGAAGAAGCTGGCCGGCATGCTCGGCGCGCGGCTCGACGACGAGACCATCGCGGTGCACGGCTCCGAGCGCGGCCGGCTCAAGCAGGCACTGCTCAAGCTGGGCTGGCCCGCCGAGGACCTGGCCGGTTACGTGGACGGCGAGGCGCACGCGATCGCGCTCAACCAGGACGGCTGGACCCTGCGGTCGTACCAGCAGGAGGCCGTGGACGGGTTCTGGGCCGGTGGCTCCGGCGTCGTCGTGCTGCCCTGTGGCGCGGGAAAGACACTGGTCGGGGCGGCCGCGATGGCGACCGCGTCGGCCACGACCCTGATCCTGGTGACCAACACGGTGGCCGGCCGCCAGTGGAAGCGGGAGCTGCTCGCCCGGACCAGCCTCACCGAGGAGGAGATCGGCGAGTACAGCGGCGAGCGCAAGGAGATCCGGCCGGTCACCATCGCGACCTACCAGGTGCTCACCTCCCGCCGCGGCGGCGCCTTCACCCACCTGGACCTGTTCGGCGCCCGGGACTGGGGGCTGGTGATCTACGACGAGGTGCACCTGCTGCCGGCGCCGATCTTCCGGTTCACCGCCGACCTCCAGGCCCGCCGCCGGCTCGGGCTGACCGCGACGCTGGTCCGGGAGGACGGCCGGGAGGGCGACGTCTTCTCGCTGATCGGCCCGAAACGGTACGACGCGCCGTGGAAGGACATCGAGGCGCAGGGCTGGATCGCCCCCGCGGAGTGCGTCGAGGTGCGGGTGACGCTGACCGAGGCGGAACGGATGACGTACGCGGTGACCGACGCCGAGGAGCGCTACAAGGTCGCCGCCACCGCCCGGACCAAGCTGCCCGTGGTGAAAGCCCTGGTCGACAAGCACCCCACCGAGCAGGTGCTGGTCATCGGCGGCTTCCTGGACCAGCTGCACACCCTCGGCGACTATCTGGACGCCCCGATCGTCGAGGGCTCGACCACGAACAAGGAGCGGGAGCGGCTCTTCGACGCGTTCCGCGCCGGCGAGCTGCGCACCCTGGTGCTGTCCAAGGTCGGGAACTTCTCGATCGACCTGCCCGAGGCGGCGGTGGCGATCCAGGTCTCCGGCACGTTCGGCTCCCGGCAGGAGGAGGCGCAGCGGCTCGGCCGGGTGCTGCGGCCCAAGGGTGACGGGCGGCAGGCGCACTTCTACACCGTGGTG
- a CDS encoding helicase-associated domain-containing protein gives MATTFADQLRSLPDEALGALLQLRPDLVVPVPADISALAVRAQSRGSVARCLDGLDEFTLTILDAARVTRAADTALTSVPAIVEMATGVAEDDVRVAIDRLRVRFLLHGPPEALQVVAAVDEVTSPYPAGLGRPADYLDAHAAALVADRAKLRRTVLAAPPGARAVLDRLAAGPPVGTLSRNGGAEVAESIRWLVDQHILVPISEAGRAPRSDGDLVELPREVGLLLRRDTGPLGALRPFPPLPEAQTRDTKAVDSAGAGQTMEAVRATEAVLEALAAEPAPVLKTGGLGVRDLKRLARAAGVDEAGAALLVEVAYSAGLLGESETSVHRAPGAVQDIFLPTGAYDLWRSAGMAHRWSTLARAWLTMTRQPGLVGKRDERDRPINALAPDAERAGAPQARREALDALADLAPGAAPAVDDLLALLAWQAPRRARGRELGHRDGYAGAALLGITGLGALTSYARLLLSDPETTESDPLGLHPDEPPADAVRGLDHLLPAPVDHVLVQADLTVVVPGPPEPELAAELEVVAEPESAGGASVFRVTPASVRRALDVGYTSADLHTLFQRRSRTPVPQTLTYLIDDAARKHGGLRSGSAGSYLRSDDEALIVEVLADKRVTGLDLRRIAPTVLVSPRPVARLLGALREAGYAPVAEDAGGATVLTRPKARRAPSRTPRILEPAGPPALFGPRLAGVVEQLRRGDIATRAARRAPVTVRAAQGQAVPGLTAVQQHSQAMAVLQQAVRDRAKVWVGYVDSHGATLSRLVRPVSLSAGYLRAEDERGESLHTFALHRITAAVTEE, from the coding sequence ATGGCCACCACATTTGCGGATCAACTCCGGTCGCTGCCCGACGAGGCGCTGGGCGCGCTCCTTCAGCTGCGCCCTGACCTGGTCGTCCCGGTGCCCGCCGACATCTCGGCGCTGGCCGTGCGCGCGCAGTCGCGCGGTTCGGTCGCCCGCTGCCTGGACGGGCTGGACGAGTTCACCCTGACGATTCTCGACGCCGCCCGGGTCACCCGGGCAGCTGACACCGCCCTCACGTCGGTGCCGGCCATCGTGGAGATGGCCACCGGGGTGGCCGAGGACGACGTCCGGGTGGCGATCGACCGGCTCCGGGTCCGCTTCCTGCTGCACGGCCCGCCCGAGGCGCTCCAGGTGGTCGCCGCGGTCGACGAGGTGACCTCGCCGTACCCGGCCGGGCTGGGGCGGCCCGCGGACTATCTGGACGCGCACGCCGCGGCGCTGGTCGCCGACCGGGCCAAGCTGCGCCGCACGGTGCTGGCCGCGCCGCCGGGCGCCCGCGCGGTGCTGGACCGGCTCGCCGCCGGGCCGCCGGTCGGCACGCTCAGCCGCAACGGCGGCGCCGAGGTCGCCGAGTCCATCCGTTGGCTGGTCGACCAGCACATCCTGGTCCCGATCTCGGAGGCCGGCCGGGCCCCGCGGTCCGACGGCGACCTGGTCGAGCTGCCCCGCGAGGTGGGGCTGCTGCTGCGCCGGGACACCGGGCCGCTCGGCGCGCTGCGCCCGTTCCCGCCGCTGCCCGAGGCGCAGACCCGGGACACCAAAGCGGTCGACTCGGCCGGGGCCGGGCAGACCATGGAGGCGGTGCGCGCCACCGAGGCGGTGCTGGAGGCGCTGGCGGCCGAGCCGGCCCCGGTGCTGAAAACCGGTGGGCTGGGCGTGCGTGACCTGAAACGGCTGGCCCGGGCGGCCGGCGTGGACGAGGCGGGTGCGGCGCTGCTGGTCGAGGTGGCGTATTCGGCCGGGCTGCTCGGGGAGTCGGAGACCTCGGTGCACCGGGCGCCCGGCGCGGTCCAGGACATCTTCCTGCCCACCGGGGCGTACGACCTGTGGCGCTCGGCCGGGATGGCGCACCGCTGGAGCACGCTGGCCCGGGCCTGGCTGACCATGACCCGGCAGCCCGGCCTGGTCGGCAAGCGGGACGAGCGGGACCGGCCGATCAACGCGCTGGCCCCGGACGCGGAACGGGCCGGGGCGCCGCAGGCCCGGCGGGAGGCGCTCGACGCCCTCGCCGACCTGGCGCCGGGCGCCGCCCCCGCGGTCGACGACCTGCTGGCGCTGCTGGCCTGGCAGGCGCCCCGCCGGGCACGCGGGCGCGAGCTGGGGCATCGGGACGGATATGCGGGGGCCGCGCTGCTCGGGATCACCGGGCTGGGTGCGCTCACGTCGTACGCGAGACTGCTCCTCAGCGACCCGGAGACGACCGAGAGTGATCCTCTCGGTCTGCACCCCGACGAGCCCCCCGCGGACGCCGTCCGCGGCCTGGATCATCTGCTGCCCGCACCGGTCGACCACGTCCTGGTGCAGGCGGACCTGACCGTGGTGGTGCCCGGCCCGCCGGAGCCGGAGCTCGCCGCCGAGCTGGAGGTGGTGGCCGAGCCGGAGTCGGCCGGCGGGGCCAGCGTCTTCCGGGTCACCCCGGCCAGCGTGCGGCGTGCCCTCGACGTCGGGTACACCTCAGCCGACCTGCACACGCTGTTCCAGCGGCGGTCCCGCACGCCGGTGCCGCAGACGCTGACCTACCTGATCGACGACGCCGCCCGTAAGCACGGCGGGCTGCGCAGCGGCTCGGCCGGCTCCTACCTGCGCAGCGACGACGAGGCGCTGATCGTCGAGGTGCTCGCGGACAAGCGGGTGACCGGTCTGGATCTGCGCCGGATCGCGCCGACCGTGCTGGTCAGCCCGCGCCCGGTGGCCCGGCTGCTGGGCGCGCTGCGCGAGGCCGGGTACGCCCCGGTGGCCGAGGACGCCGGCGGCGCGACCGTGCTGACCAGGCCGAAAGCCCGGCGGGCGCCGAGCCGCACGCCGCGGATCCTGGAGCCGGCCGGGCCGCCCGCGCTGTTCGGCCCGCGACTGGCCGGGGTGGTCGAGCAGCTGCGGCGCGGCGACATCGCGACCCGGGCGGCCCGGCGCGCGCCGGTCACCGTCCGCGCGGCGCAGGGGCAGGCGGTGCCCGGGCTGACCGCGGTGCAGCAGCACAGCCAGGCGATGGCGGTGCTGCAACAGGCGGTCCGGGACCGGGCCAAGGTCTGGGTGGGTTACGTCGACTCGCACGGCGCGACGCTGTCCCGGCTGGTCCGGCCGGTCTCGCTGAGCGCCGGTTACCTGCGGGCCGAGGACGAGCGCGGGGAGAGCCTGCACACCTTCGCCCTGCACCGGATCACCGCGGCGGTCACCGAGGAGTAG
- a CDS encoding HAD hydrolase-like protein, whose translation MTLIDSRPGIREAYRALTAKTGVFVDADLAVSRLGPPLRDELRHWFPAEDVEEMVTTYRALYPDHAITPSVPTAGAVDALAAVRAAGLRVVVVTSKLGRLARLHLDHLGMRADELAGDLFAEGKASALVEHGVRWYVGDHRADMVAARTAGVPGIGVVTGPCSADDLRAAGASYVLSDLTGFPALLNEIAVGSGPSAG comes from the coding sequence ATGACCCTGATCGACTCCCGGCCGGGTATCCGGGAGGCGTACCGGGCACTCACCGCCAAGACCGGCGTCTTCGTCGACGCCGACCTGGCGGTCTCCCGGCTCGGCCCGCCGTTGCGGGACGAGTTGCGCCACTGGTTCCCGGCCGAGGACGTCGAGGAGATGGTCACCACCTACCGGGCGCTCTATCCGGACCATGCGATCACCCCGTCGGTGCCGACCGCCGGGGCCGTCGACGCGCTCGCCGCGGTCCGCGCGGCCGGCCTGCGGGTCGTCGTGGTCACCTCGAAACTGGGCCGGCTGGCGCGGTTGCACCTCGACCATCTGGGTATGCGGGCTGACGAGCTGGCCGGTGACCTGTTCGCCGAGGGCAAGGCGTCCGCGCTGGTGGAGCACGGGGTGCGGTGGTATGTCGGCGATCATCGGGCGGACATGGTCGCCGCCCGCACCGCCGGGGTGCCCGGGATCGGCGTGGTCACCGGGCCCTGCTCGGCCGACGACCTCCGAGCCGCCGGAGCTTCGTACGTGTTGTCCGATCTGACCGGCTTCCCGGCTCTGCTGAATGAGATTGCAGTTGGGTCCGGGCCCTCGGCTGGATAG
- a CDS encoding cold-shock protein, with product MPTGRVKWYDATKGFGFVTSDEGGDVFLPKGALPAGVTDLKTGQRIEFGVVDSRKGAQALGVKLLDAPPSLALRDAEARRRPAEETASMIEDMIKVLENTVQPVLQRGRYPDKKTSQMIAQLMHAVAREFEL from the coding sequence GTGCCCACGGGTCGAGTGAAGTGGTACGACGCGACGAAGGGATTCGGATTCGTCACCAGTGATGAGGGCGGCGACGTGTTCCTGCCCAAGGGTGCGTTGCCGGCGGGGGTCACCGACCTGAAAACGGGACAGCGGATCGAGTTCGGGGTGGTGGACAGCCGCAAGGGCGCGCAGGCGCTCGGGGTGAAGCTGCTGGACGCTCCGCCGTCGCTCGCGCTGCGTGACGCCGAGGCGCGCCGCCGCCCGGCCGAGGAGACGGCCAGCATGATCGAAGACATGATCAAGGTGCTGGAGAACACGGTGCAGCCGGTGCTCCAGCGCGGCCGTTACCCGGACAAGAAGACCTCGCAGATGATCGCGCAGCTGATGCACGCGGTCGCCCGCGAATTCGAGCTCTGA